The following are encoded together in the Pseudodesulfovibrio indicus genome:
- a CDS encoding capsule biosynthesis protein — MTRQRSFLLLQGPQSRFFKRLGEALAAQGHGVAKVNFCGGDVLFWRGENTRIFNGPRSRWPGRAGRLMDELSVTDLLLFGDRREIHRAAIGTARERNVRVWVFEEGYLQPSYITFEPEGVNARSTLPRSAEEVGRAAEGLDPVQDLPVIPNSLRIRVMDTVRHHVGNVLLWSVFPFYRTHRPYVIGRELVGWLPRYLDRKGRAERAARTQDRLLADPGPFFLYPLQLNSDFQIRLNSDFADVPDAIRNVLASFAHGAPEGTRLVVKNHPLDNGLIPYGEVVAEAADRLGLGDRVVYLDGGDGKLLMARCRGMVVVNSTMGLEGLLADRPVYCLGRSIYGFPGLAATPEELPLEDFWKDPVHADRELLERFVRVLSHRALVRGNYYTDEGIDAAIAGVFERLALRPAAT, encoded by the coding sequence ATGACGCGGCAACGCTCCTTCCTTCTGCTGCAAGGGCCGCAGAGCCGTTTTTTCAAGCGGCTCGGCGAGGCCCTGGCGGCGCAGGGACACGGGGTGGCCAAGGTCAACTTCTGCGGCGGGGACGTCCTGTTCTGGCGGGGGGAGAACACGCGCATCTTCAACGGCCCGAGGTCCCGCTGGCCCGGGCGGGCAGGCCGCCTCATGGACGAGCTTTCCGTCACGGACCTGCTGCTGTTCGGCGACCGCCGGGAGATCCACCGCGCGGCCATCGGTACGGCCCGCGAGCGCAACGTGCGCGTCTGGGTCTTTGAGGAGGGGTACCTCCAGCCCAGCTACATCACCTTCGAGCCGGAGGGGGTGAACGCCCGGTCCACGCTCCCCCGGAGCGCGGAGGAGGTCGGGCGGGCCGCCGAGGGCCTGGACCCGGTCCAGGACCTGCCGGTGATCCCCAATTCCCTGCGCATCAGGGTCATGGACACCGTCCGGCACCACGTGGGCAACGTGCTTTTGTGGAGCGTGTTTCCCTTCTACCGCACCCACCGGCCCTACGTCATCGGGCGCGAGCTGGTGGGCTGGCTGCCGCGCTACCTGGATCGCAAAGGGCGGGCCGAGAGGGCGGCGCGGACGCAGGACCGGCTGCTGGCCGATCCCGGGCCGTTCTTTCTCTATCCGTTGCAGTTGAACTCGGATTTCCAGATCCGGCTCAACTCCGATTTCGCGGATGTGCCGGACGCCATCCGCAACGTGCTCGCCTCCTTTGCCCACGGAGCGCCGGAGGGAACCCGGCTGGTGGTCAAGAACCACCCCCTGGACAACGGGCTGATCCCGTACGGCGAGGTGGTGGCCGAGGCCGCCGACCGCCTGGGGCTGGGCGACCGCGTGGTCTATCTGGACGGCGGGGACGGCAAGCTGCTCATGGCCCGCTGCCGGGGCATGGTCGTGGTCAACTCCACCATGGGGCTGGAAGGGCTGCTGGCCGATCGTCCCGTGTATTGCCTGGGGCGGTCGATTTACGGCTTCCCCGGCCTGGCGGCGACCCCGGAGGAGCTGCCCCTGGAAGATTTTTGGAAAGACCCGGTCCATGCGGACCGCGAACTGCTCGAACGGTTCGTCAGGGTCCTGTCCCACCGCGCGCTGGTGCGCGGCAACTATTACACAGACGAAGGGATCGACGCGGCGATCGCGGGCGTTTTCGAGCGCCTTGCCTTGCGCCCTGCGGCGACGTAA
- a CDS encoding ABC transporter ATP-binding protein has protein sequence MDDVSFVLEPGVNVGFLGRNGAGKSTLLRILGGAELPTSGTVTRVGTVSWPIGFAGSFQGSMTGFENLRFVCRVYAVDYREVMDFVLEFSELGDYLYMPVSSYSSGMRAKLAFGLSMAIKFNFYLIDEITAVGDAKFKYKCKYEFAKMKKYATLIIVSHNPQTISSYCDRVFVFDKGKIIKFDDVDKGLELYESL, from the coding sequence TTGGATGATGTTTCCTTTGTCTTGGAACCGGGTGTGAACGTCGGTTTTCTTGGTCGAAACGGCGCCGGGAAATCGACTTTGTTGCGTATTCTCGGTGGGGCGGAACTGCCGACCAGCGGGACTGTGACCCGCGTCGGCACGGTTTCCTGGCCCATCGGTTTTGCCGGCAGCTTCCAGGGAAGTATGACCGGGTTTGAGAACTTGCGTTTCGTCTGCCGGGTCTATGCCGTGGACTACCGGGAAGTCATGGATTTTGTCCTTGAGTTCAGCGAGCTTGGCGACTACTTGTACATGCCGGTGTCCTCCTACTCCTCGGGTATGCGTGCCAAGCTGGCGTTCGGGCTGAGCATGGCCATCAAATTCAATTTCTACCTGATCGACGAGATCACGGCTGTCGGCGATGCCAAGTTCAAGTACAAGTGCAAGTACGAATTCGCTAAAATGAAAAAATACGCGACACTGATCATAGTCTCACACAACCCGCAAACCATAAGCAGCTACTGCGATCGGGTGTTTGTTTTCGACAAAGGGAAGATCATTAAGTTCGATGACGTGGATAAAGGGCTAGAGTTATATGAATCTCTTTGA
- a CDS encoding SDR family NAD(P)-dependent oxidoreductase — MTPTHVLITGATGGVGQALALEYAAPGVLLSLTGRSGERLDTIAAQCREKGAEVDTQVLDVREAHALRDWVLAVDRARAVDLAFANAGVSSAIKPDGSGEPYADVERLFQVNTLGVVATVHPLAERMRERGAGQLAIIGSISGLRGFPDTPAYSASKGAVRIYGKALRAWLSGSGVKVSVVTMGFVDSPMSRRYVGGKPFSCSSAEAARRIRSGLERNKAEIIFPRLLAVGVWSLNLLVEPVANWVLRTFFKCSVRPDGDSPLGKE, encoded by the coding sequence GTGACCCCGACCCACGTGCTCATCACCGGCGCCACCGGCGGGGTGGGGCAGGCCCTGGCGCTGGAGTATGCCGCGCCGGGCGTGCTGCTGTCCCTGACCGGCAGGTCCGGCGAGCGGCTCGATACGATCGCGGCCCAGTGCCGCGAGAAGGGCGCCGAAGTCGACACGCAGGTCCTTGATGTCCGCGAGGCGCACGCCCTGCGGGACTGGGTCCTGGCCGTGGACCGCGCCCGTGCCGTGGACCTGGCCTTCGCCAACGCGGGGGTCTCCTCGGCCATCAAGCCCGACGGGTCGGGCGAACCCTACGCCGACGTGGAGCGGTTGTTTCAGGTCAACACCCTCGGGGTGGTGGCCACGGTGCATCCCCTGGCCGAGCGCATGCGCGAGCGCGGCGCTGGCCAGCTTGCCATCATCGGCTCCATCAGCGGGCTGCGCGGTTTCCCGGACACCCCGGCCTACAGCGCGTCCAAGGGAGCCGTCCGAATCTACGGCAAGGCCCTCCGCGCCTGGCTCTCCGGCTCGGGGGTGAAGGTCAGCGTGGTCACCATGGGGTTCGTGGATTCGCCCATGAGCCGCCGGTACGTGGGCGGCAAGCCGTTCAGCTGCAGCTCGGCCGAGGCGGCCCGACGAATCCGCAGCGGTCTGGAACGCAACAAGGCGGAGATCATTTTCCCGCGCCTCCTCGCCGTGGGGGTGTGGAGCCTGAACCTGCTCGTCGAGCCGGTGGCGAACTGGGTGTTGCGAACCTTCTTCAAATGCAGCGTGCGGCCCGACGGGGATTCCCCCCTGGGCAAGGAGTAG
- a CDS encoding LTA synthase family protein — protein MAAAILSYLAVAGLALWLNRLDASGCRGKSFDVLVDGTPLLLVTLLYSTFLLMTGRSLFSGLLVIGGELLLFAVNRLKLSQFKEPLVFVDFGLFAQMLRHPRFYFPYIFPLPVVLAVSGLAALMALLYWAQPPLGAEGEWFPKTLLVLSLAVAGFVGFCFTGEGRRRVRAWVARRKPSFDPNKDFARFGLTGSLLLHFLAYVHREGRDGDAGPIPADERSAHCVWPEKVLGDIPAPKPHVVLVQAESFFDIRRVDPAIDRNLFANYDRLAGEGVSGRMHVSAHGAYTMRTEFSVLTGIPNNALGSDGMNPYLTASRRRVWSLASHFKSQGYRCICVHPYDLRFFRRDKVIPNLGFDELHGEGVFDSTRRFGPYISDDALAGHILDLLDKSEVPVFVFAVTIEAHGPWDKERFESTGVDRQSLGVPHWADDGFAAYLAHLRNTDLMLGRLAADRTGDSRPRVVAMYGDHVGCVPENRCPEPDTDYLVWSDSEAGTSRREIKAEEIGRVVLEVYAKNKR, from the coding sequence GTGGCCGCGGCGATTCTCTCCTATCTCGCGGTGGCCGGGCTGGCCCTGTGGCTGAACCGACTGGACGCCTCCGGCTGCCGGGGCAAATCCTTCGACGTCCTGGTGGACGGCACGCCCCTGCTGCTCGTGACCCTGCTTTATTCGACCTTCCTGCTCATGACCGGCCGGTCCCTGTTCTCCGGGCTGCTGGTCATCGGCGGCGAGCTGCTGCTCTTTGCCGTGAACCGTCTCAAGCTCTCCCAGTTCAAGGAGCCGCTGGTCTTCGTGGACTTCGGCCTGTTCGCCCAGATGCTCCGCCATCCCCGGTTCTATTTTCCGTATATTTTCCCGCTCCCCGTGGTCCTGGCCGTGTCCGGCCTGGCCGCGCTCATGGCGCTGCTCTACTGGGCGCAGCCGCCGCTCGGTGCGGAGGGGGAGTGGTTCCCCAAGACCCTCCTTGTCCTGTCCCTGGCCGTCGCCGGATTCGTGGGCTTCTGCTTTACCGGCGAGGGACGGCGACGGGTTCGGGCGTGGGTCGCGCGCCGCAAGCCGTCCTTTGACCCGAACAAGGACTTCGCGCGCTTCGGCCTGACCGGCTCCCTGCTGCTCCATTTCCTGGCCTACGTGCACCGCGAAGGGCGCGACGGCGACGCCGGTCCCATCCCGGCGGACGAGCGGTCGGCGCACTGCGTGTGGCCCGAAAAAGTCCTTGGCGACATCCCGGCCCCCAAGCCCCACGTTGTCCTGGTCCAGGCCGAGTCGTTCTTCGATATCCGCAGGGTGGACCCGGCCATTGACCGGAACCTGTTCGCCAACTACGACCGGCTGGCAGGGGAGGGCGTCTCCGGCCGTATGCACGTCTCGGCCCACGGGGCGTACACCATGCGCACGGAATTTTCGGTGCTCACCGGCATCCCCAACAACGCCCTTGGCAGCGACGGCATGAACCCGTATCTTACGGCCTCCCGCCGGCGCGTCTGGAGCCTGGCCTCCCATTTCAAAAGTCAAGGATACCGCTGCATTTGCGTGCATCCCTACGATCTGCGCTTTTTCCGGCGGGACAAGGTGATCCCGAATCTCGGATTTGACGAATTGCATGGTGAAGGGGTATTTGATTCGACCAGGCGGTTTGGTCCTTACATAAGCGACGACGCGTTGGCCGGGCACATCCTCGACCTGCTTGACAAGTCCGAAGTCCCGGTGTTCGTGTTCGCCGTGACCATCGAGGCGCACGGTCCCTGGGACAAGGAGCGTTTCGAGAGCACCGGGGTCGACCGCCAATCGCTGGGCGTCCCTCACTGGGCGGATGACGGTTTTGCCGCCTATTTGGCGCATTTGAGGAATACGGACCTCATGCTGGGTCGCCTTGCGGCCGATAGGACGGGAGACAGCCGCCCTCGGGTTGTGGCCATGTACGGCGACCATGTGGGCTGCGTCCCGGAGAACCGCTGCCCCGAGCCCGACACGGACTACCTCGTCTGGTCCGACTCCGAGGCGGGAACCTCGCGCCGAGAGATCAAGGCGGAGGAGATCGGTCGGGTGGTGCTTGAAGTCTACGCGAAGAATAAAAGGTAA
- a CDS encoding ABC transporter permease: MFSHVKVAQNFKEALMVQIRVIYALMLRETKSVFGRSKFGYLWVVIQTAFNVVVIWVIRAVVHSGTIPGLPLPVFLICGFTAWRIFSDTVTKVMMAVEANNALLYFSKVRYFDLALARGLLITATNLVVFVILMTIAYLLGYSYPIPSLWPLLYSITLLLLLGLGIGLICCAVRRYTESVGVLISMIMRIGVFISGVMFSLSHLPSSMKFLIDWNPILQLVEYSRTSFSYSYTGGESLRPGFVSLVVIVTLLGGMALEVVTRTKTDKL, translated from the coding sequence ATGTTTAGTCACGTCAAGGTAGCTCAAAATTTCAAAGAGGCGTTGATGGTCCAGATACGGGTCATCTACGCCCTCATGCTGCGCGAGACCAAGTCCGTCTTCGGGCGCAGCAAGTTCGGCTATCTTTGGGTCGTCATTCAGACCGCCTTCAACGTGGTGGTAATCTGGGTTATCCGGGCGGTTGTGCACTCCGGCACTATTCCGGGCCTGCCGTTGCCGGTCTTTTTGATCTGCGGTTTTACCGCATGGCGCATCTTCTCGGATACCGTCACCAAGGTCATGATGGCCGTTGAGGCCAACAATGCGCTGCTGTATTTTTCCAAGGTCCGATATTTCGACCTGGCCTTGGCAAGGGGGTTGCTCATCACCGCGACCAATCTGGTGGTGTTCGTCATCCTGATGACCATAGCCTACCTGCTGGGGTATTCGTATCCGATCCCATCCCTGTGGCCCCTTTTGTATTCGATCACGCTGCTCCTGCTGCTCGGCCTTGGGATTGGATTGATTTGCTGTGCCGTCAGGCGGTACACGGAAAGCGTAGGCGTTTTGATTTCGATGATCATGCGCATCGGCGTGTTCATTTCAGGCGTGATGTTCTCCCTGTCGCACTTGCCTTCCAGCATGAAATTCCTGATTGATTGGAATCCAATACTTCAATTGGTGGAGTACTCCAGAACCAGTTTCTCCTATTCTTACACAGGCGGCGAGTCCCTTCGTCCCGGTTTCGTGTCGCTCGTCGTTATCGTCACGCTGCTGGGAGGTATGGCATTGGAAGTCGTAACTCGAACAAAGACGGATAAGCTGTGA
- a CDS encoding polysaccharide biosynthesis/export family protein, translated as MPNSDSLQINNMTMGQQDGNAEGGDAEPNYPTYTPPKPFSGVETKTTMGGIEAEKSHRTLHQRFNVMMPTGQDPAYGNTDARHPFETVPFPELPVYGQSLFSGHFSSTYYDERNPSYLIRYGDRIGVRIWGAFNFEQELTVDLLGNIFIPTVGPIKVMGVPNGSLAKVVMKAVENVYQREYIKSYIDLLTPNPLSVFVSGQVLRPGRYAGGSTDSILYFLDLAGGIDSFRGSYRDISIMRKGKEVANIDLYDFIRDGKLSPVKLEEGDVIVVKERGIKVGVNGQVRFQAWFEFNDRYAMGSDIMDCSLPMAGVTHVSLQGYRNREPFKKYLTLDEFKYAKVMDEDTVEFLSDSPAEMIVVYVEGAIAGRSQFFVKRGTRLHALLNYIAVDKTYAKLDSIYLKRISVAEQQAAALADSLFRLQQNSLIANSQTAGEAEIRIKEAALIDDFVKRAANAEQKGVVAIANKGKVEDVFLQDGDIVVIPRVTDVVLITGQVLAPNTVVYNKDYQLEDYLKLAGGLELSSDENHILIFKSNGFVEQVADASIEPGDTIMALPVYRSKNLEFAKALTQIFYQIAVGTRAILQTAF; from the coding sequence TTGCCCAATTCCGATTCCCTCCAGATCAACAACATGACCATGGGACAGCAGGATGGGAATGCGGAAGGGGGCGATGCCGAACCAAACTATCCGACGTATACCCCGCCCAAACCCTTTTCCGGGGTCGAAACCAAGACGACCATGGGCGGAATAGAAGCGGAGAAAAGCCACCGCACCCTGCATCAGCGGTTCAATGTGATGATGCCCACCGGACAGGACCCGGCCTATGGGAACACGGATGCCAGGCACCCGTTCGAGACCGTGCCGTTCCCCGAACTCCCGGTTTACGGCCAGTCCCTTTTTTCCGGCCATTTTTCCAGCACCTATTATGACGAGCGGAACCCGAGCTACCTCATCCGGTACGGGGACCGGATCGGCGTGCGCATCTGGGGCGCGTTCAACTTTGAGCAGGAGCTGACCGTCGATCTGCTCGGCAACATCTTCATCCCGACTGTCGGCCCCATCAAGGTCATGGGCGTCCCCAACGGCAGCCTTGCCAAGGTGGTCATGAAGGCCGTGGAGAACGTCTATCAAAGGGAGTACATCAAGAGCTACATCGACCTCCTGACTCCCAATCCGCTGTCGGTATTCGTGTCCGGCCAGGTGTTGAGGCCCGGACGGTACGCGGGCGGTTCTACCGACTCGATTCTGTATTTTCTGGACTTGGCGGGCGGCATCGACTCGTTCCGCGGATCCTACCGGGACATTTCCATCATGCGCAAGGGCAAGGAAGTGGCCAACATCGACCTCTACGACTTCATCCGGGACGGAAAGCTTTCGCCGGTCAAGCTCGAGGAGGGCGACGTCATCGTGGTCAAGGAGCGGGGCATCAAGGTTGGCGTCAATGGCCAGGTGCGCTTCCAGGCCTGGTTCGAGTTCAACGACAGATATGCAATGGGCTCGGACATCATGGACTGCTCGCTGCCAATGGCCGGGGTCACCCACGTGAGCCTTCAGGGTTATCGGAACCGCGAGCCGTTCAAGAAGTATCTGACCCTGGACGAGTTCAAGTACGCCAAGGTCATGGATGAAGACACCGTCGAATTTCTCTCCGACAGCCCCGCGGAAATGATCGTGGTCTATGTGGAGGGCGCCATCGCGGGCCGGTCCCAGTTCTTCGTCAAGCGGGGCACCCGTCTGCACGCCCTGTTGAACTACATTGCGGTAGACAAGACCTACGCCAAGCTCGATTCCATTTACCTCAAGCGGATAAGCGTTGCGGAACAGCAGGCGGCGGCCCTTGCCGACTCCCTGTTCCGGTTGCAGCAGAATTCGCTGATCGCCAATTCGCAGACCGCGGGCGAGGCCGAGATCCGCATCAAGGAAGCGGCGTTGATCGACGACTTCGTCAAGCGCGCGGCGAACGCCGAGCAGAAGGGCGTCGTCGCCATCGCCAACAAGGGCAAGGTGGAGGACGTATTCCTCCAGGATGGCGACATCGTGGTCATCCCGCGCGTGACCGACGTGGTGCTCATCACCGGCCAGGTCCTTGCGCCCAACACGGTCGTCTACAACAAGGACTACCAGCTGGAGGACTACCTGAAGCTGGCCGGTGGACTGGAACTGAGCAGCGACGAAAATCATATCCTCATCTTCAAGTCCAACGGTTTTGTCGAGCAGGTGGCTGATGCCTCCATCGAGCCGGGCGACACCATCATGGCGCTCCCGGTCTACCGCAGCAAGAACCTCGAGTTCGCCAAGGCGCTCACCCAGATCTTCTACCAGATCGCCGTCGGCACGAGGGCGATTCTCCAGACGGCATTCTAG
- a CDS encoding GNAT family N-acetyltransferase gives MTIEFRPAEAEESNRLTSIVQETSGGLVDYILTGVIPFTKPHLILHSQVVTEDSLYSYRNMVVCEEEGEIIGLILAYPWNQQVASDMTRRYLSKEKYQVVEELLNSAEENSLFINTFWVSEKYRGDGLADVLMDVAAEWARKEGLTRLSLHVWKGNERAVRFYTRHGFVQTRTFSFPDHKLLPYKTGKLQMCKELA, from the coding sequence ATGACTATTGAATTTCGACCGGCCGAGGCAGAGGAATCAAACCGCCTGACCTCCATTGTCCAGGAGACCTCCGGCGGTCTGGTGGACTACATCCTGACCGGGGTGATCCCCTTCACCAAGCCCCATCTCATCCTCCATTCCCAGGTGGTCACCGAGGATTCCCTGTACAGCTACCGGAACATGGTCGTGTGCGAGGAGGAGGGCGAGATCATCGGCCTGATCCTGGCCTATCCCTGGAACCAGCAGGTGGCTTCGGACATGACCCGGCGCTATCTCTCCAAAGAGAAATACCAGGTGGTCGAGGAGCTGCTCAACTCGGCCGAAGAGAACTCCTTGTTCATCAACACCTTCTGGGTGTCCGAAAAATACCGGGGCGATGGGCTGGCCGACGTGCTCATGGACGTGGCCGCCGAGTGGGCGCGCAAGGAGGGGCTGACCAGGCTCAGCCTGCACGTCTGGAAGGGCAACGAGCGGGCCGTGCGCTTCTACACCCGCCACGGATTCGTCCAGACCCGGACCTTTTCCTTTCCCGACCACAAGCTGCTGCCCTACAAGACCGGCAAGCTGCAGATGTGCAAGGAGCTGGCGTGA